A single Lolium perenne isolate Kyuss_39 chromosome 6, Kyuss_2.0, whole genome shotgun sequence DNA region contains:
- the LOC139832539 gene encoding uncharacterized protein, protein MLHRLGLRGSPSAPADGASPSAPPAGNGAGALGRPLRLVYCDDKGKFVMDPEAVAALQLVKGPVGVVSVCGRARQGKSFVLNQLLGRTSGFQVASTHRPCTKGLWMWSAPLKRTGLDGTEYNLVLLDTEGIDAYDQTGTYSIQIFSLAVLLSSMFIYNQMGGIDEASIDRLSLVTEMTKHIRVRASGGRSTASELGHFSPVFVWLLRN, encoded by the exons ATGCTCCACAGGCTGGGCCTGCGCGGGAGCCCCAGCGCCCCCGCCGACGGGGCCTCCCCCTCCGCGCCGCCCGCCGGGAACGGCGCGGGGGCCCTGGGCCGGCCGCTGCGGCTGGTCTACTGCGACGACAAGGGCAAGTTCGTCATGGACCCGGAGGCGGTCGCCGCGCTGCAGCTCGTCAAGGGCCCCGTCGGGGTCGTCTCCGTCTGCGGCCGCGCGCGCCAGGGCAAGAGCTTCGTGCTCAACCAG CTTCTAGGGCGAACCAGTGGCTTTCAAGTTGCATCAACACATCGACCTTGCACCAAGGGACTTTGGATGTGGAGCGCACCTTTGAAGAGGACTGGTCTTGATGGAACTGAATACAATCTTGTATTGTTGGACACTGAAGGAATCGATGCTTACGACCAAACG GGCACCTATAGTATCCAAATATTTTCGTTGGCTGTTCTATTATCAAGCATGTTTATATACAACCAG ATGGGAGGGATAGACGAAGCCTCAATTGACCGTCTTTCTCTTGTCACAGAAATGACAAAGCATATACGGGTTAGGGCCTCAGGTGGAAGGTCCACTGCCTCTGAACTTGGGCATTTCTCACCTGTCTTTGTTTGGCTGCTGAGG AATTAG